Below is a genomic region from Flavobacterium ginsengisoli.
CAAGCAATTGTTTCTGGACGCGACGCTGTTGCAATAACAGTTAAACCCGCAATTTTCTTAGCCAATTGAATAGCAATCGAGCCTACTCCTCCTGCTCCACCAATAATTAAAATCGATTTTCCTTTGTCTTTATCTGCCGTAATTCTGATTCTGTCAAATAAAATTTCCCAAGCGGTTAAAGCGGTCAACGGAATTACCGCTGCTTCTTCAATGCTTAACGATTTAGGCTTTCTGCCCACAATTCTTTCGTCAATAATCTGATATTCGGCATTGCTTCCTTGTTTGGTAATATCTCCTGCATAATATACAGGATCTCCAACTTCAAACAAAGTAACATCTTGTCCGACTGCCTGAACGATTCCGACAGCATCCCAGCCAATGATTTTTGGAGTTTCAAGAACAGTATCTTTCGCGCTATTCTGGCGAATTTTAAAATCGACTGGATTTACTGAAATCGCATCAATTTTAACTAATAAATCGTGTGGCCCTGGAATTGGTTTTACGGCTTCAAATTCGATAAAACTTTCTGGGTTTTCTATGGGTAATGATGTTTTAAATCCTATTGCTTTCATTTCTTTTTAATATTTAAATTAAAACTATACTACAAATATAAGACGAGTTGAAATCTCTTAATTGGTATATATTGAGTGTATATTTGTATATTTTTTTCAAAGAGGCTAAGGTTCTAAGTTGCTAAGAGGCTAAGTTTTTTAAGCAGGTTTTATTGAATGCCTGCTAAGAAATTAAACATATAGTCCTAATATCTTCGCGACTATGTATTTAAATAAAGCCTTAAATTTGCTAAAAATACTACACTATGAATATACGAAAAGCCGAAAAATCAGACTCAAAATATATTGCTCCTATATTATTATTAGCAATGGAAGACATTATCTATAAATTTATTGCAAAGGAAGATTACGCTGTAGCGAAAGATTTTCTGCAACATTTTGTCGAAAGTGAAAACAATCAGTATTCTTATCAAAACTGTTTTGTGGCAGAAGAGAATAACGAAATCATTGGTGCAGTAAATATTTATAATGGTGGAGATATTGAGGAATTGCGCGCGCCGATAATCGAATACGTTCGCAAACACTACAATCCTGACTTTGATCCAGAATTGGAAACCCGTGCTGGAGAATATTATATTGATTCTTTAGGCGTGAATCCGAAATATCAGGGAAAAGGAATTGGTTCTCAATTATTGCAATTTTTGATTGATAAATACGTTCATAAAAATAAAGAGGTTTTAGGTCTCCTGGTTGAAGAGGACAATCCGAGTGCTAAAAAACTGTATTTAAAGCTTGGTTTTAAAGTAGTTGGAAACAAAACTTTGGTTAAGAAGAACCTAGAACATCTTCAAATCAAAAATTAATTATAGAATGAAAAACATCACAATATTAGAAGCTGGTTTAATTTTAAGAATAGTTTTAGGAATTACAATGCTTTCGGCCGTAGCAGACCGATTTGGAGTTTGGGGCGCACCGGGATCTAACGCAGTCGCCTGGGGAAATTGGGAAAACTTTGTTATCTACACACAAACCCTAAATTCTTTTGCCAACAGAGCCACAGCAGAAGTTCTTGCAGGAGTTGCCACTTTCTTTGAAGTTTTACTGAGTCTTCTACTATTATTTGGTTTCAAAACCAGACTTGCCGCTTTAGGAACTACCATTTTAATGTTCTTTTTTGCTTTTGCCATGTCGGTTTCCGTTTCTGTAAAAGCGCCTCTTGATTATTCTGTTTGGACAAGTTGTGCGGCAGCTTTACTATTGGCTAATATTGGAAAAACGTCTTACGCTGTTGACAATAGAATATAGCTTTTTGAGTTGATGGTTTTTGGTTGATAGTTGATGGGTTAAAAACTTTTCCTAACAACCAAAAACTATCAACTATCAACCAAAAAATCAATTCACATCTTTTTTCGGAAATAAATTCGTTTTGGAAATTGATCTTCTATGCTTTCCTCCAAATCAAATTCTTCGTAATTCAATAATCGTAATATGTCGATTAAAGCGGTATCTACGGCAAAAGCTTTCACCCAGATTAAATCATGTTTTCGCTGGTAAGCAATTTCTTCGGCACGTTTAATAAGCGCTTTTAAATCTTCTTCATCAAAATAAATAATCTCACTTAGATTAATTGCTTTTGACGCTCCTAGATTTTCGTTTAATATTCTCGACGAATCCAATTTTAAATAAGATTGTGGTGCTTCACCAAGATATGCCATTAGAATTTCGATCGAAAAATCATTCTGAATTCGAAACAATTCTTTTTGAGAAAGATGCTCGCTCTGCATATTTTTCTCCCAAATCTTTTTCCCTAAATAAATTGGTATAAAACTGAACGGCTTTGTCTTCCATCCAAGAGACATTATCATTAATAATGACAACAAATTTTGCAATTCTACTCATTTCTTTTCCTTTTAATAAAAGAGCAAAGTTGTACCGATTATAGGTCCGAAAAAAGAGCGATACGGCTTCAAAATTGTACAAAATGTCGGAAACCCTATTTTAATCGTTTTGTTTTTTCCGATATTCTAAAGGCGAAATTCCTTCGTAGTTTTTAAAGAATCTTCCAAAAGCAGATTGATCAGTAAAATGGAGCAAATCGCTTATCTGATTGATGGACATTTTTTTATGCCGCAATAAAACTTTAGCTTCCAGAATCACCATTTCGCTAATCCAGTCACTCGCAGTCTTTCCGCTGTGTTTTTTAATGACTTCAGACAAATATTTTCGGCTTACATTTAGTTTATCAGCATAATGTTGTACCGTTCTAAAATTCAAAAAATCCTTAAATAGCAGTTCTTTAAACTGTTCGAATAAAGGATTGTGCGTTTCTATAATGCTCTTTTGTTCCTGAATAGCATCAATTTCATAAATTAAAATATACAGATAACTTCTCAAAATAGAAGCTTGATTCTTGTATCTGTTTTCTGATGCTTCTTTAATTAAATTAAAAATGCGTTCAAATTTATTTTCATCTGTTTTTGCAAGTTGAGACAAATGACTATGATGGTTTTCAAAGAAATCATATTGGGCAAGAAAAAACACATTTGTCTGATTTTCGAGAAAAAAATGCGGCTTAAAAAATATAATATCAATTAAAATTTCGTCATCGTTTTTAGAAAAACTCCTAATTACAGATGGTCCCAAAGTAATAAGAGCTGGAGCATGAACGACTTTTTTTTCGAGTCCCGTCTGCATGATTATGCTTCCTTTTCTCAGAAATTCAATTGCATAACTTTCTGCACGATAAGGTTCGCTAATATATGGATGCTCGCTTGTCTGAATATAGAAATACTCTTTCTGATCTGCATTAGAAAACAAACTCTTATGATGCGTTAAGGAATAAGTGAGGATTTTATTCTTCAAGACTCTTTTTTTGGTAATCATTGTTTTTTCAAATATACCTTTTTTTAGTTTGCAGTCGCAGTTTTTAGTCTCAGTCGCAGTCTCAGTTTGCGGTCTTTGCAGTAAGAACAGGTGTCTTTGTAAAAGTTTGAAACTTTGACAAAGCTTCTCTACTCTAAAGCTAACTGAGACTGAAAACTAAAAAACTGAACACTGAGACTGAGACTGAAAACTAAAAAAATTTTTAAGGTATATTTAAGGTCATAAAGCTGTTTCTAACAAATTTGTATTCGTAAATTAGCAAATACAAAAACATATCTTAAATGACAATACTTACCTTTACGCTTATAATGATTCTAGGAGCTTTTTTAGCTGGTTTTATCGGTTCATTATCAGGCTTGGGCGGAGGAATTAT
It encodes:
- a CDS encoding GNAT family N-acetyltransferase translates to MNIRKAEKSDSKYIAPILLLAMEDIIYKFIAKEDYAVAKDFLQHFVESENNQYSYQNCFVAEENNEIIGAVNIYNGGDIEELRAPIIEYVRKHYNPDFDPELETRAGEYYIDSLGVNPKYQGKGIGSQLLQFLIDKYVHKNKEVLGLLVEEDNPSAKKLYLKLGFKVVGNKTLVKKNLEHLQIKN
- a CDS encoding zinc-binding alcohol dehydrogenase family protein; protein product: MKAIGFKTSLPIENPESFIEFEAVKPIPGPHDLLVKIDAISVNPVDFKIRQNSAKDTVLETPKIIGWDAVGIVQAVGQDVTLFEVGDPVYYAGDITKQGSNAEYQIIDERIVGRKPKSLSIEEAAVIPLTALTAWEILFDRIRITADKDKGKSILIIGGAGGVGSIAIQLAKKIAGLTVIATASRPETIAWCKQQGADFVVDHKDLVSSVRDAGFEYVDFILDFVDTNAYWDTMVELIKPQGHIASITGSSDPVALTKLKSKSVSFSWELMYTRSMYQTEDMVEQHNILNIVADLLDDGILKTTLNTTLNGLSAENLKKAHELLESGRTIGKIAIKF
- a CDS encoding helix-turn-helix domain-containing protein, whose protein sequence is MKNKILTYSLTHHKSLFSNADQKEYFYIQTSEHPYISEPYRAESYAIEFLRKGSIIMQTGLEKKVVHAPALITLGPSVIRSFSKNDDEILIDIIFFKPHFFLENQTNVFFLAQYDFFENHHSHLSQLAKTDENKFERIFNLIKEASENRYKNQASILRSYLYILIYEIDAIQEQKSIIETHNPLFEQFKELLFKDFLNFRTVQHYADKLNVSRKYLSEVIKKHSGKTASDWISEMVILEAKVLLRHKKMSINQISDLLHFTDQSAFGRFFKNYEGISPLEYRKKQND
- a CDS encoding DoxX family membrane protein, whose amino-acid sequence is MKNITILEAGLILRIVLGITMLSAVADRFGVWGAPGSNAVAWGNWENFVIYTQTLNSFANRATAEVLAGVATFFEVLLSLLLLFGFKTRLAALGTTILMFFFAFAMSVSVSVKAPLDYSVWTSCAAALLLANIGKTSYAVDNRI